The Ananas comosus cultivar F153 linkage group 7, ASM154086v1, whole genome shotgun sequence genome has a window encoding:
- the LOC109713382 gene encoding protein-lysine methyltransferase METTL21D isoform X1 — translation MDAAAEHGGADGDAAAAAATVAAMGAYGGAVRAAESAAEEILLLWALRQPTAHRHNAFVRHSAQTLTLDACGRHLSILQSPSAMSAPGVTGAVMWDSGVVLGKFLEHAVDSGRLLLRGRRAVELGAGCGLVGCIAALLGADVVLTDLPDRLKLLKKNVELNVEGHSRGSATVSELTWGDDPDPELMEPPPEFVLGSDVIYSEEAVEDLLTTLKQLSGTHTTIFLAGELRNEKKIHLIDVVLECFLDAAMEDFLVGCIDQTEWHPDYRSNRVALFVLVLKNREKQIELPFGGSAQKRTSVQVS, via the exons ATGGACGCCGCGGCGGAGCACGGCGGCGCCGACggggatgcggcggcggcggcggcgacggtggcggcgATGGGAGCGTACGGAGGGGCGGTGCGcgcggcggagtcggcggcggaggagatcctCCTCCTGTGGGCGCTGCGGCAGCCCACCGCCCACCGCCACAACGCCTTCGTCCGCCACTCcgcccaaaccctaaccctagacgcCTGCGGACGCCACCTCTCCATCCTCCAATCCCCCTCCGCCAtg AGTGCGCCGGGCGTGACCGGGGCGGTGATGTGGGATAGCGGAGTCGTCCTCGGCAAGTTCCTGGAGCACGCCGTCGATTCGGGGAGGCTCCTCCTTCGAGGCCGGCGGGCGGTGGAGCTCGGCGCGGGGTGCGGTCTTGTTGG ATGTATTGCAGCTCTTCTGGGTGCAGATGTTGTGCTTACTGACCTCCCCGACCGGCTGAAGCTCTTAAAGAAGAATGTGGAACTCAATGTGGAAGGGCATTCCCGTGGATCCGCAACAGTAAGCGAGCTCACATGGGGCGATGATCCCGATCCAGAATTGATGGAACCCCCACCTGAATTTG TACTTGGGTCAGACGTAATTTACAGCGAAGAAGCAGTCGAGGATCTACTGACTACCCTAAAACAGCTTTCTGGGACCCACACAACGATCTTCCTGGCTGGAGAGCTCCGTAATG aaaaaaaaattcatttgatAGATGTTGTGCTCGAGTGCTTCTTGGATGCTGCGATGGAGGACTTCCTAGTTGGCTGCATCGATCAAACGGAGTGGCATCCTGATTACCGCAGCAACCGAGTTGCGTTGTTTGTTTTAGTCTTAAAAAACCGGGAAAAACAGATTGAACTTCCGTTCGGTGGATCTGCGCAGAAGCGAACTTCGGTGCAGGTTTCGTGA
- the LOC109713263 gene encoding pentatricopeptide repeat-containing protein At2g22410, mitochondrial-like, with protein MNRSNYHSLLHLCKTLESLQRLHAQALVRGLHPHHQPLSCRILNAYAALGAPAAARKLFAEVPAPDLVSVTSLISLHLRSNQPRRALSLFSQLRAPDGFAVVGALAALARIGHAGLGKSVHGFVCRRELGSETVVGNALIDMYCKIGKFEIARRVFDGMRVRDSVTWSSLLHGCVKCVGLDSALRLFDEMPETDVVSWTVMITGHVQGKMPMQALELFRMMKSDGCRPTQITLVGVISACADIGALDLGRAIHGYVSKANIGSDLTVYNALIDMYSKSGSLDAAFAIFKESPFKDVFTYTTMISGFAVHGDGNRATELSFDMHRSGVRPNAVTFLSLLTACSHGGLIQEGREWFDVMCREYNIKPRIEHFGCMVDLLGRAGLLTEAENLIKTMGIEPDTVIWRSLLSACLAHGNDKLAEIAGKEIIKREPGDDGVYALLWNMYASSCRWGEALELRKEMRNRKVFKKPGCSWIEVDGLVHEFLADDAAHCRRREVYFVLECMAKQLKNDDGVFLLDEDENVML; from the coding sequence ATGAACCGAAGCAACTACCACTCTCTCCTCCACCTCTGCAAAACCCTAGAATCGCTCCAACGCCTCCACGCCCAAGCCCTCGTCCGCGGCCTCCACCCCCACCACCAACCCCTCTCCTGCCGCATCCTCAACGCCTACGCCGCCCTcggcgcccccgccgccgcccgcaAGCTCTTCGCCGAAGTCCCCGCCCCCGATCTCGTCTCCGTCACCAGCCTCATCTCCCTCCACCTCCGTTCCAACCAACCCCGCCGAGCCCTATCCTTGTTCTCGCAGCTCCGAGCCCCCGATGGGTTCGCCGTCGTCGGCGCCCTCGCCGCCTTGGCCCGGATCGGCCACGCGGGGCTCGGCAAATCGGTCCATGGGTTCGTTTGCCGGCGCGAATTGGGTTCGGAGACGGTTGTCGGCAACGCGTTGATCGATATGTACTGTAAAATTGGGAAATTTGAGATTGCGCGACGAGTGTTTGATGGAATGCGTGTGAGAGATTCGGTCACTTGGAGTAGTTTGCTTCACGGGTGTGTCAAGTGCGTAGGGTTGGATTCCGCGTTGAGgttgttcgatgaaatgccggAGACAGACGTGGTTTCGTGGACGGTGATGATCACGGGCCACGTACAGGGGAAGATGCCCATGCAAGCGCTGGAACTTTTTAGGATGATGAAATCGGACGGTTGCCGTCCTACGCAAATCACGCTTGTCGGGGTTATCTCCGCTTGTGCCGATATCGGTGCTCTAGACCTCGGCCGCGCAATCCACGGCTATGTAAGCAAAGCGAACATTGGCTCCGATCTTACCGTTTATAACGCTCTGATTGATATGTACTCTAAGAGTGGGAGTCTCGATGCTGCGTTCGCCATCTTCAAAGAGAGCCCATTTAAGGACGTGTTTACGTACACTACAATGATCTCCGGATTCGCAGTTCACGGCGACGGAAATCGGGCTACAGAGCTGTCCTTCGATATGCATCGCTCCGGTGTTCGACCAAATGCGGtgacttttctttctctccttacTGCTTGTAGCCACGGAGGATTAATCCAAGAAGGTAGAGAATGGTTTGATGTAATGTGCCGAGAATATAACATAAAGCCCCGAATCGAGCATTTCGGTTGTATGGTCGATCTACTAGGGCGAGCGGGGCTCTTAACCGAAGCcgaaaatttgataaaaactaTGGGAATTGAGCCTGATACAGTTATATGGAGATCACTACTGAGTGCATGCCTAGCTCACGGAAACGATAAGTTGGCCGAGATCGCGGGAAAGGAGATTATAAAGCGCGAGCCGGGGGATGACGGGGTTTATGCGCTTTTGTGGAACATGTATGCTTCGTCGTGTCGATGGGGCGAAGCACTAGAATTGAGGAAGGAGATGCGGAATAGAAAGGTTTTTAAGAAGCCCGGGTGTAGTTGGATCGAAGTAGACGGATTAGTTCACGAATTTTTGGCAGACGATGCGGCGCATTGCCGTCGAAGAGAAGTGTATTTTGTGTTGGAATGTATGGCCAAGCAATTGAAGAATGATGATGGTGTGTTTTTGCTtgatgaagatgaaaatgtTATGTTGTAA
- the LOC109713264 gene encoding NDR1/HIN1-like protein 13: MADRLRIHPAASPPPEEASVSSKTRPTNHEPPHTVPTTNEPPHTVPTTNERSLPNRRCRYCSRLTCMLWTILTAVAFTLLAGAAAGIMYLVFRFKIPTYSINRLALSAFKVDGNLTVRASFVVTITADNPNAKMGIYYLDGGRLSVLYGDNLLGSGSFPVFYQGHRNTTVINVIVSGEAPLAGPLVTALRRQQRETGTVPLAVHGDVPVRAKVGKLKLWRATAQARCNLLVGAVNPEARIGILSNTCSFKFKLSS, encoded by the exons ATGGCGGACCGCCTCCGAATTCATCCGGCGGCGAGTCCGCCTCCCGAGGAGGCCTCGGTGTCCTCCAAGACCCGGCCGACCAATCACGAACCGCCACACACCGTCCCCACAACCAACGAACCGCCACACACCGTCCCCACAACCAATGAGAGGTCTCTGCCGAACCGTCGCTGCCGCTACTGCAGCCGTCTTACATGCATGTTATGGACGATCCTCACGGCAGTCGCTTTTACGCTTCTTGCCGGTGCTGCCGCGGGGATTATGTACCTCGTTTTCCGCTTCAAGATCCCGACGTACTCGATCAACCGCCTCGCGCTCTCGGCATTCAAGGTCGACGGTAACCTCACCGTCCGGGCCAGCTTCGTCGTGACGATCACCGCAGATAACCCGAATGCGAAGATGGGGATCTACTACCTCGACGGCGGCCGATTGAGCGTGTTGTACGGTGACAATTTGCTCGGCTCCGGAAGTTTTCCAGTATTCTACCAG GGTCACCGGAACACGACGGTGATCAACGTGATCGTGAGCGGGGAGGCGCCGCTTGCTGGGCCGCTGGTGACGGCGctgcggcggcagcagcgggaGACGGGGACGGTGCCGCTCGCCGTGCACGGTGATGTGCCGGTGCGGGCGAAGGTCGGAAAATTGAAGCTGTGGAGGGCGACGGCGCAGGCGCGGTGCAATCTGCTGGTGGGCGCCGTAAATCCGGAGGCTCGTATTGGCATTTTGTCGAACACTTGCAGTTTCAAGTTTAAACTCTCaagttaa
- the LOC109713382 gene encoding protein-lysine methyltransferase METTL21D isoform X2: MDAAAEHGGADGDAAAAAATVAAMGAYGGAVRAAESAAEEILLLWALRQPTAHRHNAFVRHSAQTLTLDACGRHLSILQSPSAMSAPGVTGAVMWDSGVVLGKFLEHAVDSGRLLLRGRRAVELGAGCGLVGCIAALLGADVVLTDLPDRLKLLKKNVELNVEGHSRGSATVSELTWGDDPDPELMEPPPEFVLGSDVIYSEEAVEDLLTTLKQLSGTHTTIFLAGELRNDVVLECFLDAAMEDFLVGCIDQTEWHPDYRSNRVALFVLVLKNREKQIELPFGGSAQKRTSVQVS; this comes from the exons ATGGACGCCGCGGCGGAGCACGGCGGCGCCGACggggatgcggcggcggcggcggcgacggtggcggcgATGGGAGCGTACGGAGGGGCGGTGCGcgcggcggagtcggcggcggaggagatcctCCTCCTGTGGGCGCTGCGGCAGCCCACCGCCCACCGCCACAACGCCTTCGTCCGCCACTCcgcccaaaccctaaccctagacgcCTGCGGACGCCACCTCTCCATCCTCCAATCCCCCTCCGCCAtg AGTGCGCCGGGCGTGACCGGGGCGGTGATGTGGGATAGCGGAGTCGTCCTCGGCAAGTTCCTGGAGCACGCCGTCGATTCGGGGAGGCTCCTCCTTCGAGGCCGGCGGGCGGTGGAGCTCGGCGCGGGGTGCGGTCTTGTTGG ATGTATTGCAGCTCTTCTGGGTGCAGATGTTGTGCTTACTGACCTCCCCGACCGGCTGAAGCTCTTAAAGAAGAATGTGGAACTCAATGTGGAAGGGCATTCCCGTGGATCCGCAACAGTAAGCGAGCTCACATGGGGCGATGATCCCGATCCAGAATTGATGGAACCCCCACCTGAATTTG TACTTGGGTCAGACGTAATTTACAGCGAAGAAGCAGTCGAGGATCTACTGACTACCCTAAAACAGCTTTCTGGGACCCACACAACGATCTTCCTGGCTGGAGAGCTCCGTAATG ATGTTGTGCTCGAGTGCTTCTTGGATGCTGCGATGGAGGACTTCCTAGTTGGCTGCATCGATCAAACGGAGTGGCATCCTGATTACCGCAGCAACCGAGTTGCGTTGTTTGTTTTAGTCTTAAAAAACCGGGAAAAACAGATTGAACTTCCGTTCGGTGGATCTGCGCAGAAGCGAACTTCGGTGCAGGTTTCGTGA